In the Setaria italica strain Yugu1 chromosome VI, Setaria_italica_v2.0, whole genome shotgun sequence genome, one interval contains:
- the LOC101755050 gene encoding peptidyl-tRNA hydrolase, mitochondrial isoform X1: protein MSEMLSNRLVPFLSKRCFSSLQTSSLSPIQPWLFIGLGNPGEKYQSTRHNVGFDMIDAFAQSQGIPLTTHYFKALFGEGMVDGIPVLLAKPQTYMNLSGESVGPLAAYYKLPLNRILVAFDDMDLPCGVLRLQPKGGFGRHNGLKSVIYHFRRNREFCRLRIGIGRPPGQMDPKAFVLQKFNRTGRERIDSAIKEGVNILKMVATKGLTEAARLSNADQKYKHLRSHDLQD from the exons ATGAGCGAGATGCTCTCAAATAGATTGGTGCCCTTCCTTTCCAAGCGTTGTTTTTCTAGCCTTCAGACATCCTCATTGTCCCCAATACAACCATGGTTATTTATTGGTCTTGGCAACCCTGGTGAGAAGTACCAATCCACCAGGCACAAT GTGGGGTTTGATATGATAGACGCATTTGCACAGTCTCAGGGTATACCATTGACTACACATTACTTCAAAGCACTATTTGGTGAAG GGATGGTTGATGGGATCCCTGTTCTTCTTGCCAAGCCTCAGACTTATATGAATCTCAGTGGAGAATCT GTTGGTCCACTTGCTGCCTATTATAAACTGCCACTTAATCGCATCCTGGTG GCATTTGATGACATGGACTTACCATGTGGAGTTCTCCGTTTACAGCCAAAAGGAGGTTTTGGACGGCACAATGG GTTGAAGAGTGTGATATACCACTTTCGCAGGAATCGAGAATTTTGCCGATTAAGGATTG GAATTGGACGGCCACCTGGCCAGATGGATCCTAAAGCTTTTGTTCTTCAGAAGTTTAATAGGACTGGTCGCGAACGG ATTGATTCAGCCATAAAAGAGGGTGTTAACATTCTGAAGATGGTGGCCACCAAGGGTTTGACAGAGGCTGCAAGATTGTCAAATGCAGATCAGAAGTATAAGCATCTGAGATCACATGATCTTCAAGACTGA
- the LOC101755050 gene encoding CRS2-like protein, chloroplastic isoform X2, with product MSEMLSNRLVPFLSKRCFSSLQTSSLSPIQPWLFIGLGNPGEKYQSTRHNVGFDMIDAFAQSQGIPLTTHYFKALFGEGMVDGIPVLLAKPQTYMNLSGESVGPLAAYYKLPLNRILVAFDDMDLPCGVLRLQPKGGFGRHNGLKSVIYHFRRNREFCRLRIGIGRPPGQMDPKAFVLQKFNRTGRERCLARFEPTS from the exons ATGAGCGAGATGCTCTCAAATAGATTGGTGCCCTTCCTTTCCAAGCGTTGTTTTTCTAGCCTTCAGACATCCTCATTGTCCCCAATACAACCATGGTTATTTATTGGTCTTGGCAACCCTGGTGAGAAGTACCAATCCACCAGGCACAAT GTGGGGTTTGATATGATAGACGCATTTGCACAGTCTCAGGGTATACCATTGACTACACATTACTTCAAAGCACTATTTGGTGAAG GGATGGTTGATGGGATCCCTGTTCTTCTTGCCAAGCCTCAGACTTATATGAATCTCAGTGGAGAATCT GTTGGTCCACTTGCTGCCTATTATAAACTGCCACTTAATCGCATCCTGGTG GCATTTGATGACATGGACTTACCATGTGGAGTTCTCCGTTTACAGCCAAAAGGAGGTTTTGGACGGCACAATGG GTTGAAGAGTGTGATATACCACTTTCGCAGGAATCGAGAATTTTGCCGATTAAGGATTG GAATTGGACGGCCACCTGGCCAGATGGATCCTAAAGCTTTTGTTCTTCAGAAGTTTAATAGGACTGGTCGCGAACGG TGTTTAGCTAGATTTGAGCCAACCTCTTGA